A stretch of Leisingera sp. S132 DNA encodes these proteins:
- the hrpB gene encoding ATP-dependent helicase HrpB: MTRLPIEDALPDLLDALRARGRAVLQAPPGAGKTTRVPLAMLEAGLIRGRIVMLEPRRLAARAAAERMAETLGEKPGQTVGYRVRGDAKVSRATRIEVVTEGILTRMLQSDPDLPGVGAVIFDEFHERSLNADLGLALCLEVAGALREDLLLLAMSATLDAGPVAALMDAPMVTSEGRSYPVETRWLERPLPAQGRRADALADLVVQAEKETRAAGPGNGGGILVFLPGEGEIRRAAAALENRLPGHCHIRPLFGALPFAEQRAAIQPEAQGRKVVLATSIAETSLTIQDIRVVVDMGQARRARFDPGSGMSRLVTEKVTRAEATQRQGRAGRVAEGICYRLWTKGEEGALMAFPPAEIESADLTALALELALWGAAPDDLMFLTQPPAGAMAEAQALLRMLGALDAQGRITEHGKALAALPLHPRLGHMLLQAGPAAAPLAALLGERDPLRGAPADLSLRLKALKDPKGFARNHSYQLNRPVVERIKSEARRLEKQAGRRDAGLSAAMMAALAYPDRTGQRRKGDNPRFVLSGGKGAILDGGDTLAGAPFIVALDTDGNPREAKIRMAAQIAQGDIRELFADQIAWEDSCEWSKRDRRVAARQQERFGSLVLDDRIWKDVPPEAVARAMLDGVRDLGLRLTGAAARLAARVELVRAEGHDLPDFSLPGLTETLEDWLLPMLGGVKSAEDWKRFDLLPALQAALSWEQTQLLDREAPGSFLTPLGRKIPISYDGEIPEISVRLQEMFGVTRHPSVGGVPLKVSLLSPAQRPIQITRDLPGFWAGSYADVRKDMRAQYPKHPWPEDPTQEDPTLRAKRRK, from the coding sequence ATGACCAGATTGCCGATCGAAGACGCCCTCCCCGACCTGCTGGACGCCCTGCGCGCCCGCGGCCGTGCCGTGCTGCAGGCGCCGCCCGGCGCGGGCAAGACCACACGGGTGCCGCTGGCGATGCTGGAGGCCGGGCTTATCCGGGGCCGCATCGTGATGCTGGAACCGCGCCGCCTGGCCGCGCGCGCCGCCGCCGAGCGGATGGCAGAGACGCTGGGCGAGAAACCCGGCCAGACCGTCGGTTACCGGGTGCGCGGCGATGCCAAGGTCTCCAGGGCGACGCGGATCGAGGTGGTGACCGAGGGCATCCTGACCCGGATGCTGCAGTCCGATCCGGACCTGCCCGGCGTCGGCGCGGTGATCTTTGACGAGTTTCACGAACGCTCCCTGAACGCCGATCTGGGGCTTGCCTTGTGTCTGGAGGTGGCGGGTGCACTGCGCGAGGACCTGCTCCTGCTGGCGATGTCCGCGACATTGGATGCCGGGCCGGTCGCGGCGCTGATGGACGCGCCGATGGTCACCTCCGAGGGCCGCAGCTATCCGGTGGAGACCCGCTGGCTGGAGCGCCCGCTGCCCGCGCAAGGACGCCGCGCGGATGCGCTGGCGGATCTCGTGGTGCAGGCAGAGAAGGAAACCCGCGCTGCCGGACCCGGCAATGGCGGCGGCATCCTGGTGTTCCTGCCCGGCGAGGGCGAAATCCGCCGCGCGGCGGCCGCACTGGAAAATCGCCTGCCCGGCCATTGCCATATCCGCCCCTTGTTCGGCGCCCTGCCCTTTGCCGAGCAGCGCGCGGCGATCCAGCCCGAGGCGCAGGGGCGCAAGGTGGTGCTGGCGACCTCGATCGCCGAGACCTCTTTGACCATTCAGGACATCCGCGTGGTGGTCGACATGGGCCAGGCGCGCCGCGCGCGCTTTGACCCCGGCTCCGGCATGTCGCGGCTGGTGACGGAAAAGGTAACCCGCGCCGAGGCGACCCAGCGCCAGGGCCGTGCGGGCCGGGTGGCGGAGGGCATCTGCTACCGGCTGTGGACCAAGGGCGAGGAAGGCGCGCTGATGGCCTTTCCGCCCGCCGAGATCGAAAGCGCCGACCTGACTGCGCTGGCGCTGGAACTGGCGCTGTGGGGCGCCGCGCCGGACGATCTGATGTTCCTGACCCAGCCGCCTGCGGGCGCGATGGCGGAGGCGCAGGCGCTGCTGCGGATGCTTGGCGCGCTGGATGCGCAGGGGCGGATCACCGAGCATGGCAAGGCGCTGGCCGCCCTGCCCTTGCATCCCCGGCTTGGCCATATGCTGCTGCAGGCCGGACCTGCCGCTGCGCCCTTGGCAGCGCTTTTGGGTGAACGCGACCCGCTGCGCGGCGCGCCTGCGGACCTCTCTCTGCGGCTGAAGGCGCTAAAAGACCCAAAAGGGTTTGCGCGCAATCACTCCTACCAGCTGAACCGCCCTGTCGTGGAGCGCATCAAGAGCGAGGCGCGGCGGCTGGAGAAACAGGCAGGCCGCCGCGATGCCGGGCTGTCCGCGGCGATGATGGCCGCGCTGGCCTATCCCGACCGCACCGGCCAGCGCCGCAAGGGCGATAATCCTCGGTTCGTGCTGTCCGGCGGCAAGGGCGCCATTCTGGATGGCGGCGACACGCTGGCGGGGGCGCCGTTCATCGTGGCGCTGGATACCGACGGCAACCCGCGCGAGGCAAAGATACGGATGGCGGCGCAGATCGCCCAAGGAGACATCCGCGAGCTGTTTGCAGATCAGATTGCCTGGGAGGACAGTTGCGAGTGGTCCAAGCGCGACAGGCGGGTGGCGGCACGCCAGCAGGAGCGCTTTGGTTCTCTGGTGCTGGACGACCGGATCTGGAAGGACGTGCCGCCGGAGGCGGTGGCGCGGGCAATGCTCGACGGGGTGCGCGATCTGGGCCTGCGGCTCACCGGGGCTGCCGCGCGGCTGGCGGCGCGGGTGGAACTGGTCAGGGCGGAAGGCCATGACTTGCCGGACTTTTCCCTGCCCGGTCTGACCGAGACGCTGGAGGACTGGCTGCTGCCGATGCTGGGCGGGGTCAAATCGGCGGAGGACTGGAAACGCTTTGATCTGCTGCCCGCTTTGCAGGCCGCACTCAGCTGGGAGCAGACGCAGCTGCTGGACCGCGAGGCGCCGGGCAGTTTCCTCACGCCGCTGGGGCGCAAGATCCCGATCAGCTATGACGGCGAGATCCCGGAAATTTCGGTCCGGCTGCAGGAGATGTTCGGGGTCACCCGGCATCCGTCCGTGGGCGGGGTGCCATTGAAAGTGTCGCTCTTGTCGCCGGCCCAGCGCCCGATCCAGATCACCCGCGACCTGCCGGGCTTCTGGGCCGGCTCCTATGCCGACGTGCGGAAGGACATGCGCGCCCAGTACCCCAAACACCCCTGGCCCGAGGACCCGACCCAGGAAGACCCCACGCTCAGGGCGAAACGGCGCAAGTAG
- a CDS encoding NUDIX hydrolase, which yields MTSPLTRAWNEIIKPMLQRPARVQVAALCCRTGADGKEVLMITSRGTGRWILPKGWPVEGKDGPESALQEAWEEAGVKPASITPEPIGEYHFTKRHDNGTEEPVTTLIFEVEVEQLEDDYPESAERTRQWMTPAKAAGLVDEAELRDILHRL from the coding sequence ATGACAAGCCCGCTGACCCGCGCCTGGAACGAGATCATCAAACCGATGCTGCAGCGCCCTGCCCGCGTGCAGGTTGCCGCCCTGTGCTGCCGCACCGGCGCAGACGGCAAGGAGGTGCTGATGATCACCAGCCGCGGCACCGGGCGCTGGATCCTGCCCAAGGGCTGGCCGGTCGAAGGCAAGGACGGCCCGGAATCGGCGCTGCAGGAAGCCTGGGAGGAAGCTGGCGTGAAACCGGCCAGCATCACGCCGGAGCCGATCGGCGAATACCACTTCACCAAGCGCCACGACAACGGCACCGAGGAGCCGGTGACGACGCTGATCTTCGAGGTTGAGGTTGAGCAGCTGGAAGATGATTACCCGGAGTCCGCGGAACGCACGCGGCAGTGGATGACGCCGGCAAAAGCCGCCGGGCTGGTCGATGAGGCGGAATTGCGGGACATTCTGCACCGTTTGTAA
- a CDS encoding inorganic phosphate transporter — protein MSHEDQRPQWNTLDKDLNRISQLELATSYASRPLVAPGIALAFIVLAGLAAGVFFGGSAMSMVVIAAAAFGAYMAINIGANDVANNMGPAVGANALTMGGAIVIAAICESAGALLAGGDVVSTISKGIIDPTAVSSSSIFIWAMMAALISSALWVNLATWVGAPVSTTHSVVGGVLGAGVAAAGTAAVNWPTMGKIAASWVISPVLGGIIAALFLAFIKAKIIYQDDKIAAARRWVPVLVAIMAGAFGAYLALKGLKKIVKIDLQTALLIGAGVGAVSYVITAPLIKRQSEGMENRNKSLKALFGLPLVISAGLLSFAHGANDVANAVGPLAAIVHATEFGDFAAKVAIPTWVMVIGAFGISFGLFLFGPKLIRMVGSQITKLNPMRAYCVSLSAAITVIVASWLGLPVSSTHIAVGAVFGVGFFREWHMERRLKKTAAGRPPEKRIAPEERRRRKLVRRSHFMTIVAAWVITVPAAALLSAVIYLLLSTFVG, from the coding sequence ATGAGCCACGAAGATCAGCGCCCGCAATGGAACACGCTGGATAAGGATCTGAACAGGATCTCCCAGCTGGAGCTGGCTACCAGCTATGCCTCCCGCCCGCTGGTTGCGCCGGGCATCGCCCTGGCCTTCATCGTGCTGGCAGGCCTTGCGGCCGGCGTGTTCTTCGGCGGCTCGGCGATGAGCATGGTGGTGATCGCCGCCGCTGCGTTCGGCGCCTATATGGCAATCAACATCGGCGCCAATGACGTCGCCAACAACATGGGGCCGGCGGTGGGCGCAAATGCGCTGACCATGGGCGGCGCCATCGTGATTGCCGCCATTTGTGAAAGCGCAGGCGCCCTGCTGGCAGGCGGCGATGTGGTCTCGACCATCTCCAAGGGCATCATCGACCCCACCGCAGTCAGCAGCAGCAGCATCTTCATCTGGGCGATGATGGCGGCGCTGATCTCCTCGGCGCTGTGGGTGAACCTGGCGACCTGGGTCGGCGCGCCTGTCTCCACCACCCACTCGGTTGTGGGCGGCGTGCTGGGCGCCGGTGTGGCCGCCGCAGGCACCGCCGCGGTGAACTGGCCCACCATGGGCAAGATCGCCGCCAGCTGGGTCATTTCGCCAGTGCTGGGCGGCATCATCGCCGCGCTGTTCCTGGCCTTCATCAAGGCCAAGATCATCTATCAGGACGACAAGATCGCCGCAGCCCGCCGCTGGGTGCCGGTGCTGGTCGCCATCATGGCGGGGGCCTTTGGCGCATACCTGGCCCTCAAAGGCCTGAAAAAGATCGTCAAGATCGACCTGCAGACCGCGCTGCTGATCGGTGCCGGCGTCGGGGCGGTCTCCTATGTGATCACCGCGCCGCTGATCAAGCGCCAGTCCGAGGGCATGGAGAACCGCAACAAGTCGCTGAAGGCGCTGTTCGGCCTGCCGCTGGTGATTTCCGCGGGCCTGCTGTCCTTTGCCCACGGCGCCAATGACGTCGCCAACGCGGTTGGCCCGCTGGCCGCCATCGTGCATGCGACCGAGTTTGGCGACTTCGCCGCCAAGGTGGCCATTCCGACCTGGGTGATGGTGATCGGCGCCTTCGGCATCTCCTTTGGGCTGTTCCTGTTCGGCCCCAAGCTGATCCGCATGGTCGGCAGCCAGATCACCAAGCTGAACCCGATGCGCGCTTACTGCGTGTCGCTGTCCGCCGCCATCACCGTGATCGTGGCCAGCTGGCTGGGCCTGCCGGTGTCCTCCACCCATATCGCGGTGGGCGCGGTGTTCGGCGTCGGTTTCTTCCGCGAATGGCACATGGAGCGCCGCCTGAAAAAGACCGCCGCAGGCCGCCCCCCGGAGAAACGCATCGCTCCGGAGGAACGCCGCCGCCGCAAGCTGGTGCGCCGCAGCCACTTCATGACCATCGTCGCCGCCTGGGTGATCACCGTCCCGGCCGCAGCGCTGCTGTCCGCCGTGATCTACCTGCTGCTCAGCACTTTTGTCGGCTGA
- a CDS encoding SDR family NAD(P)-dependent oxidoreductase, which produces MADTSPKLQALIVGAGAGLSASFARQLSAAGYAVHLAARNTDKLETLAAETGAALHMLDGTDAKGTSALIDGLPGDLRVACYNPSARLRGPVAELDPEAVRQAVEVTAFGAFVLGQAAAKRMLAQPMENGRRGTILFTGASAGVKGFAQSAPFAMGKFAQRGLAQSMARELHPKGIHVAWVNIDGGIRNASRPERVESADNPDSMLDPDAIAQEYMHLISQHRSAWSDELVLRPWVERF; this is translated from the coding sequence ATGGCGGACACATCACCCAAACTGCAGGCGCTGATCGTAGGGGCCGGGGCCGGCCTGTCAGCGTCCTTTGCCCGGCAGCTCTCCGCTGCGGGCTATGCGGTGCATCTGGCCGCCCGCAACACGGACAAGCTGGAAACGCTGGCGGCGGAAACCGGGGCTGCACTGCATATGCTTGACGGCACCGATGCCAAAGGAACCTCCGCACTGATTGACGGTTTGCCCGGGGATCTGCGGGTGGCCTGCTATAACCCCTCGGCCCGGTTGCGCGGGCCTGTTGCGGAATTGGACCCGGAAGCGGTCCGGCAGGCGGTGGAGGTCACCGCCTTTGGCGCCTTTGTGCTGGGGCAGGCGGCGGCCAAACGGATGCTGGCGCAGCCGATGGAAAACGGGCGGCGCGGCACCATCCTGTTCACCGGCGCCTCGGCAGGCGTAAAGGGTTTTGCCCAGTCCGCGCCCTTTGCCATGGGCAAGTTCGCGCAGCGCGGCCTGGCGCAGTCGATGGCGCGGGAGCTGCACCCCAAGGGCATCCATGTCGCCTGGGTCAATATCGACGGCGGCATCCGGAATGCGTCGCGGCCTGAGCGGGTGGAGTCCGCGGACAATCCCGACAGCATGCTGGACCCGGATGCTATCGCGCAGGAGTACATGCATCTGATCAGCCAGCACCGTTCCGCCTGGAGCGACGAACTGGTGCTGCGGCCCTGGGTGGAGCGGTTCTAG
- a CDS encoding isochorismatase family protein, whose protein sequence is MDQSTALLIVDMQQEMANVTASGRPQANPAAEEKVAELAAAFRTADLPVVHVMHDDPRPESKFRRDLPSGRPLPCAVPQDGEAVFWKTGSSGFCGTGLESHLRDAGITRLVIVGGVAAFCVNSTARSAANLGFVIEVVEDALIAFDMPARKGGMLDARIVLEITLSALHAGFGKVVESKDVLAELPVVASV, encoded by the coding sequence ATGGATCAGAGCACAGCGTTGCTGATTGTCGACATGCAGCAGGAGATGGCCAACGTGACCGCCTCTGGCCGCCCGCAGGCCAACCCGGCGGCGGAGGAAAAGGTGGCAGAGCTGGCCGCAGCCTTCCGCACAGCGGATCTGCCGGTGGTGCATGTGATGCATGACGACCCGCGCCCCGAAAGCAAGTTCCGCCGCGACCTGCCCAGCGGCCGGCCCTTGCCCTGCGCGGTGCCGCAGGACGGCGAGGCGGTGTTCTGGAAAACCGGCTCCTCCGGGTTCTGCGGCACCGGGCTGGAGAGCCATCTGCGGGATGCAGGCATCACCCGTTTGGTGATCGTGGGCGGTGTGGCGGCCTTCTGCGTCAACTCCACCGCGCGGTCTGCCGCAAATCTCGGGTTTGTGATCGAGGTGGTTGAGGATGCGCTCATCGCCTTTGACATGCCCGCGCGCAAGGGTGGCATGCTGGATGCCAGGATTGTTCTGGAGATTACGCTGTCGGCCCTGCACGCAGGGTTTGGCAAGGTGGTGGAATCCAAGGATGTGCTGGCGGAACTGCCGGTGGTTGCGTCGGTATAG
- a CDS encoding ACT domain-containing protein — MKLNLLMRGLSGEYAVSRLAPGAAVPPWVSGPGLVNVTHAEDEISIVCLAERVPEDCESSAGWAAFQVSDLFDFDAPGVVLAAVRPVSEAGLGVFAISTFYRDYLLVRQTELAAAVKAWQVAGHQVEV; from the coding sequence ATGAAACTGAACTTGCTGATGCGCGGGCTGTCCGGCGAATACGCCGTGTCACGGCTCGCACCCGGTGCCGCTGTTCCCCCATGGGTCAGCGGCCCGGGGCTGGTGAATGTGACCCATGCCGAAGATGAAATCTCGATTGTCTGCCTGGCAGAACGGGTGCCGGAGGACTGCGAAAGCTCCGCAGGCTGGGCGGCGTTTCAGGTCTCTGATCTTTTTGATTTCGACGCGCCCGGCGTTGTGCTGGCTGCGGTGCGTCCGGTTTCGGAGGCTGGTCTGGGTGTCTTTGCCATTTCCACCTTCTACCGGGACTATCTGCTGGTGCGGCAAACAGAACTGGCGGCAGCAGTGAAGGCCTGGCAGGTTGCCGGGCATCAGGTGGAAGTCTGA
- the argF gene encoding ornithine carbamoyltransferase, whose translation MNHFLDIHKTSPADLRAIIDQAKATKQARLGRPKAALDDELPLKDRMVALIFEKPSTRTRVSFDVGVRQMGGQTMVLSGKDMQLGHGETIADTARVLSRYVDMIMIRTFDETVLTEMAEYSDVPVINGLTDRTHPCQIMADVQTYEEHRGSIKGKKVVWCGDGNNVCASFIHAAGQFGFDLTFTGPSQLDPEEEFMGLARKAGSKIVVERDAVKAVEGADLVVADTWVSMHDSQSSKERRHNMLRPYQVNDALMAHAKPDALFMHCLPAHREEEVTSAVMDGPQSVIFDEAENRLHAQKAIMRWCLGG comes from the coding sequence ATGAACCATTTCCTCGACATCCACAAAACCAGCCCCGCCGACCTGCGCGCCATCATCGACCAGGCCAAGGCCACCAAGCAGGCGCGCCTCGGCCGCCCCAAGGCGGCACTGGATGATGAATTGCCGCTGAAGGACCGGATGGTGGCGCTGATCTTTGAAAAACCCTCGACCCGGACCCGGGTGTCGTTCGACGTCGGCGTGCGCCAGATGGGCGGCCAGACCATGGTTCTGTCGGGCAAGGACATGCAATTGGGCCATGGCGAGACCATCGCCGACACCGCCCGCGTCCTCAGCCGTTATGTGGACATGATTATGATCCGCACCTTTGACGAAACCGTGCTGACCGAGATGGCGGAATATTCCGACGTGCCGGTGATCAACGGACTGACCGACCGCACCCACCCCTGCCAGATCATGGCTGATGTGCAGACCTACGAGGAGCACCGCGGCTCCATCAAGGGCAAGAAGGTCGTGTGGTGCGGCGACGGCAACAATGTCTGCGCCTCTTTCATCCACGCGGCCGGCCAGTTCGGCTTTGACCTGACCTTCACCGGCCCCTCGCAGCTGGACCCGGAGGAGGAATTCATGGGGCTGGCGCGCAAGGCGGGCTCCAAGATCGTGGTTGAGCGCGACGCGGTGAAGGCGGTGGAGGGGGCTGACCTGGTGGTCGCTGACACTTGGGTGTCGATGCACGACAGCCAGTCCTCCAAGGAGCGCCGCCACAACATGCTGCGGCCCTACCAGGTGAACGACGCGCTGATGGCGCATGCCAAACCGGATGCGCTGTTCATGCATTGCCTGCCCGCCCACCGCGAGGAAGAGGTGACAAGCGCCGTGATGGACGGGCCGCAGTCGGTGATCTTTGACGAGGCCGAGAATCGCCTGCACGCGCAGAAAGCCATCATGCGCTGGTGCCTGGGCGGCTGA
- a CDS encoding aspartate aminotransferase family protein encodes MIPSVLPTYNRAPLEFVKGEGAWLTTADGRRFLDLGSGIAVNALGHAHPALVEALTSQAQNLWHVSNLYHIPQQQALADRLVEHTFADTVFFTNSGTEACELAVKMARKFFYDKGQPERVEIITFDGSFHGRSSAGIAAAGSEKMVKGFGPLLPGFVHLTFGDLDGVTDAISEKTAAIMIEPVQGEGGIRPVPDAELKALRQICDDNGLLLILDEVQCGVGRTGKLFAHEWAGITPDIMMVAKGIGGGFPLGAVLATEEAASGMTAGTHGSTYGGNPLGCAVGCAVMDHVADPDFLAEVNRKAGLLRQKLEGLVADHPEVFEEVRGSGLMLGLKCTAANIDVVNAGYANELITVPAADNVIRLLPPLTLTDEDIAEAVSRLDAVATTVRIGNS; translated from the coding sequence ATGATCCCGTCCGTTCTGCCGACCTACAACCGTGCCCCGCTTGAGTTCGTCAAAGGCGAAGGCGCCTGGCTGACCACGGCGGACGGGCGCCGATTCCTGGATCTGGGCTCCGGCATCGCGGTGAACGCGCTGGGCCATGCCCATCCTGCGCTGGTGGAGGCGCTGACTTCTCAGGCGCAGAACCTGTGGCATGTCTCCAACCTCTACCACATCCCGCAGCAGCAGGCGCTGGCCGACAGGCTGGTGGAGCATACCTTTGCCGATACCGTGTTCTTCACCAATTCCGGCACCGAGGCCTGCGAGCTGGCGGTGAAGATGGCGCGCAAGTTTTTCTACGACAAGGGCCAGCCGGAGCGGGTAGAGATCATCACCTTCGACGGCTCTTTCCATGGCCGGTCGTCTGCGGGTATCGCTGCCGCGGGCTCCGAGAAGATGGTCAAGGGCTTTGGCCCGCTTCTGCCCGGTTTCGTGCATCTGACCTTCGGCGACCTGGACGGCGTCACCGACGCTATCTCAGAGAAGACCGCCGCCATCATGATCGAGCCGGTGCAGGGCGAGGGCGGCATCCGCCCGGTCCCGGATGCAGAACTGAAGGCGCTGCGCCAGATCTGCGACGACAACGGCCTGCTGCTGATCCTCGACGAGGTGCAATGCGGGGTGGGGCGGACAGGCAAGCTGTTTGCCCATGAATGGGCAGGCATCACCCCGGATATCATGATGGTGGCCAAAGGCATCGGCGGCGGCTTCCCGCTGGGCGCGGTGCTGGCCACAGAGGAGGCCGCCAGCGGCATGACCGCGGGCACCCATGGCTCCACCTACGGCGGCAACCCGCTGGGCTGCGCTGTGGGCTGCGCGGTGATGGATCACGTCGCTGATCCGGATTTCCTGGCAGAGGTGAACCGCAAGGCAGGCCTCTTGCGGCAGAAGCTGGAGGGGCTGGTTGCCGATCACCCCGAAGTGTTTGAGGAAGTGCGCGGCTCCGGCCTGATGCTGGGCCTCAAGTGCACGGCGGCGAACATTGATGTGGTCAACGCAGGCTACGCCAACGAACTGATCACCGTCCCGGCAGCGGATAACGTGATCCGCCTTCTGCCGCCGCTGACCCTGACGGATGAGGACATCGCCGAGGCTGTCAGCCGCCTGGATGCGGTGGCAACAACCGTGCGCATCGGAAATTCCTGA
- a CDS encoding DMT family transporter yields the protein MTRNTPQNPALAAALILAATTFIAGTTLLAKSLGTDVLGAPLHPLQISHGRFLFAFIAISTAVLILRPRFIRPHWGYHIGRTSFGWAGVTLMFASVAYIPLADATAITFLNPVFGMLLAIPLLGERVGPWRWGAALIAMVGAMILLRPTPASFQPAALLALGAAAVMGLELIFIKKLAGREGPLQVLWFNNLLGMLIASGAVLPVWQMPSPAQWAALAALGLLMACAQACFINGMARADASFVAPFSYATLVFAALYDFLGFGVVPDAISFLGACIILAGAAVLAWREGRVRPPAGRAAAGAK from the coding sequence ATGACGCGCAACACTCCGCAGAACCCGGCCCTGGCCGCCGCCCTGATCCTGGCGGCCACCACCTTCATTGCGGGCACCACACTGCTGGCCAAGTCATTGGGGACAGATGTGCTGGGCGCGCCGCTGCATCCGCTGCAGATCAGCCACGGGCGCTTTCTGTTTGCCTTCATCGCAATTTCAACCGCTGTGCTGATCCTGCGCCCGCGCTTTATCCGCCCGCATTGGGGCTATCACATCGGGCGCACCTCTTTTGGCTGGGCCGGGGTCACGCTGATGTTTGCCTCGGTGGCCTATATCCCGCTGGCCGATGCCACCGCGATCACCTTCCTGAACCCGGTCTTTGGCATGCTGCTGGCGATCCCGCTCCTCGGCGAACGCGTCGGACCCTGGCGCTGGGGCGCGGCGCTGATTGCGATGGTGGGCGCGATGATCCTGCTCAGGCCGACGCCCGCCAGCTTCCAGCCGGCGGCGCTGCTGGCCCTGGGCGCGGCGGCTGTGATGGGGCTGGAGCTGATTTTCATCAAGAAACTCGCAGGCCGTGAGGGGCCGCTGCAGGTGCTGTGGTTCAACAACCTTCTGGGCATGCTGATTGCCAGCGGCGCGGTGCTGCCGGTCTGGCAGATGCCGAGCCCGGCGCAATGGGCAGCGCTTGCGGCGCTGGGACTCTTGATGGCCTGCGCGCAGGCCTGTTTCATCAACGGCATGGCGCGGGCCGATGCCTCCTTTGTGGCGCCATTCAGCTATGCCACGCTGGTCTTTGCCGCGCTGTACGATTTCCTCGGTTTTGGCGTGGTGCCGGATGCCATTTCCTTCCTCGGCGCCTGCATCATCCTGGCGGGCGCTGCTGTTCTGGCCTGGCGCGAAGGCCGGGTCCGGCCGCCTGCGGGCCGCGCGGCAGCGGGCGCAAAATAA
- a CDS encoding MFS transporter translates to MHERRIPEWLRHAPVPSVRDFGILAGLEAVVRGTLISVFPLIMYRALGDAGLVSASYFAVGILSLLAGLMVPALVRLVPRRWAYSLGAAMFVASAALAIEGSPASVLMALALNTVAAVTTFICFNAYVLDYISRVELGKCETSRMFYSALGWTAGPMAGVLLLDWWPPAPFLISAAAALMMLAAFWWMRMGNGKQIARARGTASSPLTYLPRFLEQPRLITGFLFAVIRSAGWWIYVVYLPIFAIEKGLGQELGGILLSVTNACLFGAPLLQRWVQRHSIRRAVRTGFLTVAACFSAAAALQGWPAVSVGLLMAGSAALILLDICGGLPFLMAVKPSERTEMSAVYSSYRDISGILTPGAAWLVLMVSPLAGIFAAGGAAAAFAALLAGKLHPRLGRKKAAPPPAEDPLPAE, encoded by the coding sequence ATGCACGAGCGGCGAATCCCGGAATGGCTGCGCCACGCGCCGGTGCCCTCGGTCCGGGACTTCGGCATCCTGGCGGGGCTGGAGGCAGTGGTGCGCGGCACGCTGATCTCGGTGTTTCCGCTGATCATGTACCGGGCGCTGGGAGATGCCGGGCTGGTCTCGGCCTCATATTTCGCGGTGGGTATCCTGTCGCTGCTGGCCGGGCTGATGGTCCCCGCGCTGGTGCGGCTGGTGCCGCGCCGCTGGGCCTACTCCCTGGGCGCGGCGATGTTCGTGGCTTCGGCCGCGCTGGCGATCGAGGGCAGCCCGGCTTCGGTGCTGATGGCGCTGGCGCTCAACACCGTGGCCGCTGTCACCACCTTCATCTGTTTCAACGCCTATGTGCTGGACTACATTTCCCGGGTTGAGCTGGGCAAATGCGAGACCTCGCGGATGTTCTACTCGGCGCTTGGCTGGACCGCCGGGCCGATGGCCGGCGTGCTGCTGCTGGACTGGTGGCCGCCTGCCCCGTTCCTGATCTCTGCCGCGGCGGCGCTCATGATGCTTGCCGCCTTCTGGTGGATGCGGATGGGCAACGGCAAGCAGATCGCCCGCGCCCGCGGCACGGCCTCCAGCCCGCTGACATACCTGCCGCGCTTTCTGGAGCAGCCGCGGCTGATCACCGGCTTCCTGTTTGCGGTGATCCGCTCGGCCGGCTGGTGGATCTATGTGGTCTACCTGCCGATCTTCGCCATCGAAAAGGGGCTTGGACAGGAACTGGGCGGCATCCTCTTGTCCGTGACCAACGCCTGCCTGTTCGGCGCGCCGCTGCTGCAGCGCTGGGTGCAGCGGCATTCGATCCGGAGGGCGGTGCGCACGGGGTTTCTGACCGTCGCGGCCTGTTTCAGCGCGGCGGCGGCGCTGCAGGGCTGGCCCGCGGTATCGGTGGGTCTGCTGATGGCAGGGTCCGCGGCGCTGATCCTGCTGGACATCTGCGGCGGGCTGCCCTTCCTGATGGCAGTGAAACCTTCCGAGCGGACGGAGATGTCGGCGGTCTATTCCAGTTACCGGGACATCTCCGGCATCCTGACGCCCGGGGCCGCCTGGCTGGTGCTGATGGTGTCGCCGCTGGCCGGGATCTTTGCGGCTGGCGGTGCGGCGGCGGCCTTTGCGGCGCTGCTGGCGGGCAAGCTGCATCCGCGGCTGGGGCGCAAGAAGGCGGCACCTCCGCCTGCAGAGGATCCCCTGCCCGCGGAATGA